The genomic window GCGTTGCACGGCGAGGGCCTGTTCCCCGCTGACGATCAAGGGCTCGTCCTCGAAGAGGTGGTTGATGAAGTTGTGAAAACGGTCGCAGTGGGGCAAGCCCGGTTTCGCGGCGATGTTTTCGATGGTGCGATAGTCGGCGTCCAGCGGGTCGCGCTTGTATAGCTTGGCTGGATACACGCTAGCCCCGAGGTCGGTGCCGAAGAGCTCGACATTGAGGCGTTCGTTTTCCGGGATATGGGAGGCCCAGGAGGTTTCCAGGCAGACCGTGGCCCCGTTTTTCAGTTTGATCATAGCCGCGGCTAGATCGTCCACGTCGAAGATGGAGTCGGTCTTGTCCGAAAGGCCCCAGTCGCTTTCGCCCAGACCCCGGTTTCCGAACTTGGTATAGGTCGATCCGAAGACCGAGACCGGCTCGAAGTTGTCCATCAGATAGAGGGAGAGGTCGAGCAGGTGGACGCCGATGTCGTAGATGGAGCCTGCTCCGGCGAGGGCCTTGCTGCCGAACCAGGTCCCCAGTCGAGGGATGCCCTCTCGGCGCATCCAGTAGGCCTTGGCGTAGTAGATTTCGCCAAAGGCCCCGCTTTGCACGACCGCTTTGATCTTTTGGGAGTTTTCGTTGAAGCGCTGGTTCATGCCGAGCGCGAAAAGCTGTCCTGTCTCTTCGGAGACGCGCAGCACTTCCTCCGCTTCCTGGGCGTTCATGGCGAACGGCTTGTCGAGCAGCACGTGCTTGCCCGCACGCATGGCGGCGATGGACAGCTCGGCGTGATACTTGTTGGGCACCGCGATGTAGACCGCGTCCACCTCGTCGCAAGCGAAGAGTTCGCTGGCCTCGGTGAAGCAATGGGGGATCTCGAAGGCGCTGGCGAGCTGTTCGGCTCGCTTGCGGTTGATGTCCTGAGCCGCTGTGAGCTCGGCCCGCGGGTGATTGACGATGGACTGGGCGCTGTACTGGGAGATCTTTCCTGAACCGATGATTCCGAATCTGAGTCTCTGCATGGTGGAGTGCCGTTTTTGGTTTCGCTTGCTGGACCGGGGTGGCCGGGATTCTTTCAGATCGTGTTAGACTCGCTCCGCCCGCCACGCCAGACAAGCTCGACTCACGCAGTAGACTTGCTCGGTCTTGGGGTCAGGGCTTCGCTGTTTATGGCGAGCAAAGCGACGAGGATGGAGCTTCCGACAATGCTGTGCCCCTCTTTGAAGAGCTCGGCGATCGAGTCCATGACTTGGAGTCCTTGCGACGCGTAGCTCAGCAAATTCCAGGTGGGGAAATCGTTGAAGAAGCCGTAGTATTGATTTGCGGTGAAGTAGTAGGCTGCTCCGAGCGCGATTGCAAGGTTTCCAAGCGCCATCGCCAGCCAGCGTCTCTTGATCAGAACGAGCGGGGCGAGCAGGATGGCCGCTGAAGCGATGGATATGCCGGTGCCGTAGGGCAGCACCATTTGGTTCGCGTGCAGGGCGTTCCAGAGCGCCTCCTGAGTGATGACGAACAGGAGGACCACCCAGTAGATCTTGTATCCAACATTTCTGCACAGGTAGAAGCAAAGCGCCATGAGGTACATGGCGAGGTAGGTCGCGAGAAGGGGAGAGAGGAACTCCAGTGCGAAGAGGAGGGCGGCGAACGCGCCCAACGCCGCCAGCAAGCGCTTCGCGACGACGTTTTCCGACTTGCTGGAGAAATGGAAGATCAGGGTGATGACGCCCATCGAGAAGAGCGCGATCGCGGTGTGGGCCCAAATCGGGATGACCCAGCTGGATCGATAGTGGTTGTTCGGGCGGTTGTGCCAGCGCACGTCTTCCAGCAGGAATCCAAGGCGGCGCTTGACGGGACCGTAGCGATCGAACGAAAGCTGCGTCAGGGCGAATTGGGACCTGTCGATCCGTTGTGGGTCGATGGCGTGTCGATCGTTTTCTTTCCGCGTCCGATCGGGGGCGTAGTAGGATTCCATCGAGGCTTGGTATTGATCCGCTTTGGCCAGCGAGCTGCGGATGGAGAAGCGATGCAGTCCATAGATCGAGATGCCTTTGGGCGCCAGCCACGGCGTCCAGGAAAAGGAGACCTGAACTGGATTGAGCAAGTCCACCCCTTTGATCTTCAAGGCGGGAAACTCCCAATCGGGAAACTTCTGATCGGCCCAGTATTCGAGCTCCTTCACGTAGTTGAACTGCATGACAACCGCCTTGGCGGGCTCGTCGGCGCCTAGCTCGTCGAGGCGAACGGTGTAGTCGAAGGTGGCGATGGACTGCGAGTCCCGCTTTTGAAACGGGCTGCGCTTTCCCTCCTTGAAGAGCAATCTGCCTCTAGGATCGTAGAGCTGAAAGGCGAGATTGATCCCGTCTTCGAGGTCCTGGCGGCTGGTATAGTCGCCGGTCACGTGGAGGCGCTGTTGCTCGGCGTCCAAAGCGACTCTGCCTCGAACGTGAACGTTGTCGGATTTGTATTCGAAAACTTGCGACTGCTGGAAACGTTTTCCGCTTTCGAAGGAGATGGTCAGGGTTTGCTCCTTGAGAGGGCCGCGGTGCCCGAGCATGAGCCCGACGCAGCTGAGCGCGAGCATGCTAGCCAGAAAGATTCTATAGAGATTCATCGTCATTTCGGCTGCAGCTTCTCGGGGTAGCGCAAGGCGAGCTTCGTTAGGTCCGACACGTTTACGGGAATGGGGCGCTTGTGCAGCGATTGCTCTTCGATGAAATAGGATAGGCCTTTGGGGTTGAGCGTCGGCAGCGTCGTATCGAGGGTGTTTCCCGTGAATGTATGTGGGATTTCGATACCAAGCGAATCGAGCACGATGACTGGCACGTCCTGAAGCCCTGCCATCTTGTAGTAGGTTTTCGCAGGTCTGTCCAATCCGTAGAGGATGACGGGGATCGTATCCTTGCAGATCGGAGGATCCTCGTTTGTGTAGGCTTTTTTGAGCAGCGGTTCGATGGCGCTGTCGTGGTCGCTGAAGATGGCGATGACGCAGTCCTCGAGGATGCCGAAGCTCTCAAGCGACTCGAAGAAGGACTGGATGGATCGGTCCACGTACCGAATCGAATCGATGTGGTCGAGCGCCAGGTCGTTTTTTGGTTCCCCTAATCGCTCGCCAACGTGGTGGTAGGGGTGGTGGTTGGTGAGCAGGATGAGGTGGGCGAAGACGGGGCCGTCGGAGGCTGCGGCCTTGATCTTGAGGGCCGCTTGCTTGAGAGCGGATTCGTCCGAGATACCCCAGCCGATGCGCTCCGACTGGTCGAGCGTGTCGAAGTAGAACGAGTCCTTGTATCCAAGGCTTTGATGCGCGTTGCCGCGATTCCAGAAGTTGCTGTTGTTTCCGTGAAGGGAAAACGTGTAGTAGCCGGCCGCGTTTAGGGTTCGGGGCATCGAGGGGATCTTGTCGAGCTCGTAGTTGGTGTAGGCGGGCTTGCCCGCGATCGGCGGCAGCGAGCAAAGGGCGAGGAATTCCCCGTCGGTGGTGCGGCCTGACGAGGAGTTGTCCAGGGCGTTGCGAAGAAAAATCGAGCGTTTGGTAAGACTTTTTAGAAAGGGCATCACTGGCTCGCCTTGGTAGTCTGCGGTCACGCTGATGCCGTCGACCGATTCCATTTGCAGGTAGATGACGTGCTTTCGCTGCGGGGTGGCGGCGGCCCTCGGAGTTGTCGCCCGCCTGGTTCGAATCTTCGAAAGGTAGGACCGGTAGTCCTCTGCGTCGGCGAGCGCCAGACCAGCCTCGGCGATCCAGTTTCGGATCGAGCGGTAGGTGTCGAAGCAGGCGTATCCGAAATAGCCGACATCCAGGACGATGAGCTTGTTCGAGTGCCTGGCTTTGATTCTCCCCCAGCTGGGATTGGTTCCGAAATAGAGCAGTGCCGCTGCGCAAAGGAGAAGCCAAAGTCCGAAAAGCAGTCTCTGGCGGAAACGGGGGATCTGGTGGCGTCGTCTCAAATTCGTGTCGGGAATGTTACAGAGGGAAGGCAATGGTTGAGCCCTTCCAGTTCAAGGCTTTCTTTGCCTGGAGCTCGAAACCGAGGCGAAAGTGCTGGAATCCTGTCGGAGCGAGGTGTAGCCAGAAACCCGTGTTAAGGGTAAGTCTCATCTGTTTCGCGGCCTCGTTGGCGATCGCCCTATCGGGTTTCCTCTTCAAGGCCTGGTCCATGCTGTCGACCGAGCCGGTCCTGGTCGAGCCCTTGCCTAGGGTGGCCCATGCGGGCGGCGGGATCGGCGGAGAGATCTACACGAACTCCAAGGAGGCCATCCTGTCCAGCCTGGAAAGGGGCTTCGAGCTGGTCGAGCTCGACTTCTCCTGGACCGCGGACGGGGCCCTGGTTTGCATCCACGACTGGGAGAGCAACTTCAGTCGACTGGTCGGGAGCGAGGTGCCGGAGCCGCTGGATCTGGAGGCCTTCAAACAGGCCCGCAACGGGGCCGCCTTCCATTTGCTCACCCTGCTGGAGTTGAAGGAGCTGATGATGGAGAATCCGCGGCTCAAGATCGTGACGGATGTGAAGAGCAACAGCCTGGAGGCCTTGAGATTGATGGCTGAGGAGATGCCGGAGCTGGCCTCGCGAATCTATCCCCAGATCTACCGGCCGAACGAATATGAGATCGTCCGCTCATTGG from Pelagicoccus sp. SDUM812003 includes these protein-coding regions:
- a CDS encoding Gfo/Idh/MocA family oxidoreductase, whose translation is MQRLRFGIIGSGKISQYSAQSIVNHPRAELTAAQDINRKRAEQLASAFEIPHCFTEASELFACDEVDAVYIAVPNKYHAELSIAAMRAGKHVLLDKPFAMNAQEAEEVLRVSEETGQLFALGMNQRFNENSQKIKAVVQSGAFGEIYYAKAYWMRREGIPRLGTWFGSKALAGAGSIYDIGVHLLDLSLYLMDNFEPVSVFGSTYTKFGNRGLGESDWGLSDKTDSIFDVDDLAAAMIKLKNGATVCLETSWASHIPENERLNVELFGTDLGASVYPAKLYKRDPLDADYRTIENIAAKPGLPHCDRFHNFINHLFEDEPLIVSGEQALAVQRILDAIAESCRSGKSIDL
- a CDS encoding LTA synthase family protein, with protein sequence MRRRHQIPRFRQRLLFGLWLLLCAAALLYFGTNPSWGRIKARHSNKLIVLDVGYFGYACFDTYRSIRNWIAEAGLALADAEDYRSYLSKIRTRRATTPRAAATPQRKHVIYLQMESVDGISVTADYQGEPVMPFLKSLTKRSIFLRNALDNSSSGRTTDGEFLALCSLPPIAGKPAYTNYELDKIPSMPRTLNAAGYYTFSLHGNNSNFWNRGNAHQSLGYKDSFYFDTLDQSERIGWGISDESALKQAALKIKAAASDGPVFAHLILLTNHHPYHHVGERLGEPKNDLALDHIDSIRYVDRSIQSFFESLESFGILEDCVIAIFSDHDSAIEPLLKKAYTNEDPPICKDTIPVILYGLDRPAKTYYKMAGLQDVPVIVLDSLGIEIPHTFTGNTLDTTLPTLNPKGLSYFIEEQSLHKRPIPVNVSDLTKLALRYPEKLQPK
- a CDS encoding glycerophosphodiester phosphodiesterase family protein, whose amino-acid sequence is MLRVSLICFAASLAIALSGFLFKAWSMLSTEPVLVEPLPRVAHAGGGIGGEIYTNSKEAILSSLERGFELVELDFSWTADGALVCIHDWESNFSRLVGSEVPEPLDLEAFKQARNGAAFHLLTLLELKELMMENPRLKIVTDVKSNSLEALRLMAEEMPELASRIYPQIYRPNEYEIVRSLGFESIIWTLYNYSHGKNIARIVEELEGRDLFAVCMPRDLVKDGHALRLSELGISTYAHTINSPAEWRELRDRWGVTQVYTDFLPARSSSQDGP